The Paenibacillus sp. YPG26 genome includes a window with the following:
- the sdaAA gene encoding L-serine ammonia-lyase, iron-sulfur-dependent, subunit alpha, whose translation MQFKTIEQLVQLANQAKVPISEIMILEEMMAADCTREAVINRMQAHLDTMEQAVERGLTEDIRSHSGLTGGEGKKLHAYAAGGSTVSGRRMLNAVSRAIATNEVNAAMGTIIATPTAGACGVIPGCLFGLAPELGVSREEMVRFLFTSGAIGMVIANQSFISGAAGGCQAEVGSASAMAAGAVVELAGGTPEQSAEAVAIALKNTLGLVCDPVAGLVEVPCVMRNAMGAANALVAADLALAGVKSVIPADEVIAAMYRVGQAMPNTLKETAMGGLADTPTGRRIKDQLFGNPPPAAAIGEE comes from the coding sequence GTGCAATTCAAGACAATTGAACAGCTGGTCCAGCTTGCGAACCAGGCAAAGGTCCCGATCTCTGAGATCATGATTCTGGAAGAAATGATGGCTGCAGACTGTACGCGCGAGGCGGTAATTAACAGAATGCAGGCGCATTTGGATACCATGGAGCAGGCAGTCGAACGGGGACTTACCGAAGATATTCGCTCCCACAGCGGCCTGACCGGCGGGGAGGGCAAGAAGCTTCACGCCTATGCGGCTGGTGGAAGCACGGTCTCCGGCAGGAGAATGCTGAATGCGGTCAGCCGCGCCATTGCAACCAACGAAGTCAATGCGGCAATGGGTACGATTATTGCAACGCCAACGGCTGGCGCTTGCGGCGTCATACCCGGATGTTTGTTCGGTCTGGCACCTGAGCTCGGGGTCAGCAGGGAAGAGATGGTTCGCTTTCTATTCACCTCAGGCGCAATTGGCATGGTGATCGCGAACCAGTCCTTCATATCCGGTGCGGCAGGGGGATGCCAGGCTGAGGTCGGGTCGGCTTCCGCAATGGCAGCCGGAGCGGTAGTTGAGCTTGCGGGGGGGACACCGGAGCAGTCGGCTGAGGCTGTGGCCATTGCGCTCAAGAACACACTCGGGCTGGTATGCGATCCCGTCGCGGGACTGGTCGAGGTGCCTTGTGTCATGCGCAATGCCATGGGGGCTGCGAATGCGCTGGTGGCAGCTGATCTGGCGCTGGCCGGGGTCAAGAGCGTGATTCCCGCAGACGAAGTGATTGCGGCTATGTACCGGGTCGGTCAGGCGATGCCGAATACCTTGAAGGAGACTGCCATGGGCGGGCTTGCTGACACGCCGACCGGCCGTCGGATCAAGGACCAATTGTTTGGCAATCCGCCGCCCGCAGCAGCAATCGGAGAGGAGTAG
- the sdaAB gene encoding L-serine ammonia-lyase, iron-sulfur-dependent subunit beta has translation MKFRSVFDIIGPAMIGPSSSHTAGAARIGRMARMLFGREPRRAEFVLYGSFAETFRGHGTDVALAGGILQFDTFDPRIKDALLMAKDLNIDILIVTADDPEEHPNTARITLTDDQGSLEIKGVSIGGGKIEIKEAGGFEVNLTGDYWTMLVFHEDHFGMIASIAQVLADHQINIGSMHMSRKGKGQEALLLIETDQPMDEIMGSEVEAIPDVHGVRIIAPL, from the coding sequence ATGAAGTTCAGATCCGTATTCGACATTATCGGCCCGGCCATGATCGGCCCGTCCAGCTCCCACACCGCGGGCGCAGCTCGAATTGGACGGATGGCCCGGATGCTGTTCGGAAGAGAACCGCGCAGAGCGGAATTCGTTCTGTATGGTTCCTTTGCAGAAACATTCAGAGGGCATGGAACCGATGTGGCCCTGGCAGGCGGCATCCTGCAATTTGATACTTTTGATCCAAGAATCAAGGATGCCCTCCTCATGGCGAAGGATCTGAATATTGATATCCTTATCGTAACCGCAGATGATCCAGAGGAACATCCGAATACGGCGAGAATTACCTTGACTGATGACCAAGGAAGCCTGGAGATCAAAGGAGTCTCGATTGGTGGAGGCAAGATTGAGATTAAAGAAGCAGGCGGATTCGAAGTGAATCTGACCGGGGATTACTGGACCATGCTGGTGTTCCATGAGGATCACTTCGGCATGATTGCCTCGATTGCGCAGGTTCTGGCCGATCACCAGATTAATATCGGAAGCATGCATATGTCCCGCAAGGGGAAGGGACAGGAAGCTCTGCTGCTGATCGAGACCGATCAGCCTATGGATGAGATTATGGGAAGTGAAGTTGAAGCTATTCCCGATGTACACGGAGTACGCATTATAGCTCCTCTATAG
- a CDS encoding sugar ABC transporter permease — protein MGNTELAPTEVKNPVRRRRKRLNSDGKWGLLMVAPYLVHFIVFVLGSLIASLYFSFSEYDILNPPKWTGLDNYTKLFNEPIFWKALGNTLYFAVLFVPLQTILALILASALNQKLRGLKLFRLAHFLPVISSWTVILYVSDAFFNTRFGLANDFLTRMGLDPQTWLQDPQLVIPLLVLIAVWKGIGYIMVIFLAGLQNVPSDVYEAAEIDGAGTFRKFLNITVPLISGTTFLVVVLSTISTFQAFEQIYVMTGGAQDATAAGGPNNSSLVLMIYLYREGFSFMRMGYASAIAWVLFVLLFILTIVQVTLQKKWVHYE, from the coding sequence ATGGGAAATACGGAACTTGCACCTACGGAAGTTAAGAATCCGGTTCGCCGGCGTAGAAAGAGACTGAACTCTGACGGAAAATGGGGACTTCTGATGGTTGCCCCTTACCTGGTTCATTTCATCGTATTTGTGCTGGGCTCACTGATAGCCTCCCTGTATTTCAGCTTCTCGGAATATGATATCCTCAACCCGCCGAAATGGACGGGACTAGACAATTACACGAAGCTCTTTAATGAGCCCATTTTCTGGAAGGCACTTGGCAATACGCTTTATTTCGCTGTCCTGTTTGTTCCCCTGCAGACCATTCTGGCACTGATTCTAGCCTCGGCGCTTAATCAAAAGCTCAGGGGTCTCAAGCTGTTCAGGCTAGCCCACTTTCTGCCGGTAATTTCCTCCTGGACGGTTATTCTGTATGTGTCGGATGCATTCTTCAACACGCGTTTTGGTCTGGCGAATGATTTCCTGACCCGGATGGGCCTCGACCCGCAGACATGGCTTCAAGATCCTCAGCTGGTAATCCCGCTTCTGGTCCTCATTGCGGTGTGGAAAGGGATCGGCTACATTATGGTCATCTTCCTGGCAGGGCTGCAAAATGTGCCCTCAGATGTATACGAAGCGGCTGAGATTGATGGAGCCGGAACTTTCAGGAAATTTCTGAATATTACCGTCCCACTGATATCGGGGACCACTTTTCTGGTTGTTGTGCTCAGTACGATCTCCACCTTCCAGGCATTTGAGCAAATCTATGTCATGACGGGTGGGGCTCAGGATGCCACGGCTGCGGGCGGCCCTAACAATTCAAGCCTTGTGCTCATGATTTATCTGTACCGCGAAGGCTTCTCTTTCATGCGGATGGGTTATGCTTCCGCGATCGCCTGGGTGCTGTTCGTGCTTCTGTTCATCCTAACCATTGTACAGGTCACTCTT
- a CDS encoding alginate lyase family protein: protein MNTQNMLPNPRFYWLPEDKDFIVSTCHSKWPDEVKEVLHRSDLACANTFIFTHRWDMERCTEPVTFEGQINWNYRHHDDLEWLVMLNRARYMSELGQAYWLTNEDRYAAAYIRLMKDWIKQNPLSLEELDASAANAYNVKDTWRKLDSGIRITHWLKGYFCVRTSSLWTEEEENLFKEAVRLHGIYLNRAYTSHDRQSNWGYLETNGLFQLALLFPEFEESPDWLETAARRLAEMAPVQVFGDGMHNEQCTMYHHEVLHCIFESLWLGEINGYKLPDLLRQTLDSMYTATLAFVQPDGHQPMLGDSDGTDVRDVLSRGACLFERGDLKSQAYEHLDYEGIWYFGSDGYNRYGQLAPAEPAFCSTHLEDSGYVFMRSDWSADARYLLFDAGHMDVIRAHGHDDLLHFSLSAYGQQFLIDPGRYTYMENEERRYFMESLQHNTISVDGRTISEYVDSWRWNAEANPLGRVWRTNHGFDYAEAGHDGYWRLEQPVQIKRQIIFMKPDYWVVIDTLRSHGVHNYELPLHFAEGMTLTELKDPGEIIASAEQHGSCAGPSLRIIPVIPATVRFESSWVSRNYNEKTPAVRAVLQQSGQGLTRFVTLFYPERPDEQTRLEVRLGNARDSYGRELESHMATVVEIERDDTVDTLLVSHQGPKGYQFAGVHLSGEVIAAREQPGQSTRSWVLKI from the coding sequence GTGAACACTCAGAACATGTTACCGAACCCGCGATTCTACTGGTTACCCGAAGATAAGGATTTCATAGTGTCCACATGTCACAGCAAGTGGCCTGACGAAGTCAAGGAAGTGCTGCACCGGTCTGACTTGGCCTGCGCCAACACATTCATCTTCACTCACAGGTGGGACATGGAACGATGTACAGAGCCTGTGACCTTCGAGGGGCAGATCAACTGGAATTACCGTCACCATGATGACTTGGAATGGCTGGTCATGTTGAACCGGGCGAGATACATGAGTGAGCTTGGTCAGGCTTACTGGCTCACGAATGAGGACCGGTATGCAGCGGCATATATCCGTCTGATGAAGGATTGGATCAAGCAGAATCCGCTTAGTCTGGAAGAGCTTGATGCGAGTGCAGCCAATGCTTATAACGTAAAGGATACCTGGCGGAAGCTGGACAGTGGAATAAGAATTACGCATTGGTTGAAAGGCTACTTCTGTGTCCGTACCTCATCGCTGTGGACGGAGGAAGAGGAGAACCTATTCAAGGAGGCGGTCCGCCTTCATGGCATATATCTGAACCGGGCCTATACCTCGCATGATAGGCAAAGCAACTGGGGATATCTGGAGACCAATGGTTTGTTCCAATTGGCTTTGCTGTTCCCGGAATTTGAGGAATCTCCCGATTGGCTTGAGACAGCAGCCCGGCGGCTGGCAGAGATGGCTCCTGTTCAAGTATTCGGGGATGGCATGCACAATGAGCAGTGCACGATGTATCATCACGAGGTGCTGCACTGCATCTTCGAATCCTTATGGCTTGGCGAAATTAACGGGTATAAGCTTCCTGATCTGCTGCGGCAGACCTTGGACAGCATGTACACTGCTACGCTTGCCTTTGTTCAGCCCGATGGCCACCAGCCCATGCTTGGAGACAGTGACGGTACAGATGTAAGAGATGTCCTGAGCCGTGGCGCTTGTCTATTTGAGCGTGGTGATCTGAAGAGCCAGGCTTATGAGCATCTGGATTATGAGGGAATCTGGTACTTCGGCAGTGATGGATATAATCGGTACGGCCAGTTGGCACCAGCAGAGCCCGCATTCTGCTCCACTCACCTTGAGGATAGCGGATATGTGTTCATGCGCAGTGACTGGTCGGCAGACGCCAGATACCTGCTGTTCGATGCGGGACATATGGATGTAATCCGGGCACATGGTCATGACGACCTGCTGCATTTCAGCTTATCTGCCTATGGTCAGCAGTTCCTGATTGATCCCGGACGTTATACGTACATGGAGAACGAGGAACGGCGATATTTCATGGAGTCCCTGCAGCACAACACCATCTCGGTGGACGGCAGAACGATCTCGGAATATGTGGATTCCTGGCGTTGGAATGCAGAAGCTAATCCGCTCGGCAGAGTGTGGCGGACCAATCATGGATTTGATTATGCGGAAGCAGGTCATGATGGTTATTGGCGGCTCGAGCAGCCTGTCCAGATCAAGAGGCAGATCATATTCATGAAGCCGGATTACTGGGTCGTCATAGATACTCTGCGTTCGCATGGGGTGCATAACTATGAGCTTCCGCTGCATTTTGCTGAGGGAATGACCCTCACTGAACTGAAGGACCCGGGAGAGATCATTGCTTCAGCGGAGCAGCATGGCTCATGTGCCGGACCTTCCCTGCGGATTATCCCGGTTATCCCTGCGACGGTAAGGTTCGAATCTTCCTGGGTGTCGAGAAATTATAACGAGAAGACGCCTGCTGTGAGAGCTGTGCTCCAGCAATCCGGTCAGGGGTTAACCCGGTTCGTGACGCTGTTCTATCCGGAAAGGCCTGATGAACAGACCCGGCTTGAGGTGAGACTTGGAAATGCCAGGGACAGCTATGGCCGGGAGCTTGAGTCTCATATGGCGACGGTGGTCGAGATCGAGCGGGATGATACGGTGGATACGCTCCTTGTCTCCCATCAAGGTCCTAAGGGATACCAGTTCGCCGGTGTTCATCTCTCAGGTGAGGTCATTGCAGCCAGGGAGCAGCCAGGACAGTCGACCCGGAGCTGGGTACTGAAGATCTGA
- a CDS encoding dihydrodipicolinate synthase family protein: MGESRELSSSVHSLLQKGTVIPAHPLALNQDRRLDERRQRALTRYYMASGAGGIAVAVHSTQFEIREPDVGLLEPVLRLAAEEVEAARLDRPLIKVAGICGPTDQALREAELAVKYNYDLGLVSTGGLGDWTEAQLLQRVEAITDIIPVFGFYLQPAVGGKPLSYSFWKELAEIPGVKAIKMAPFNRYQTLDVVRAVCMSSRKDEIVLYTGNDDNIVADLLTTYRFEEEGRSYEKGIAGGLLGHWAVWTRTAVELFSEIMALREQGASAVPAELLQRGAQITDTNAALFDPSHGFHGCIPGIHEVLRRQGLLEGRWCLNPDEELSEGQMEEIDRVYRQYPHLNDDAFVKAHLEEWLNV; the protein is encoded by the coding sequence ATGGGGGAATCCAGGGAGCTAAGTTCTTCAGTCCATAGCCTGCTGCAGAAGGGAACGGTCATCCCGGCCCATCCCTTGGCACTGAATCAGGACCGTAGGCTCGATGAGCGCAGGCAGCGGGCATTGACGCGTTATTATATGGCGTCCGGAGCAGGGGGGATTGCCGTTGCCGTACACAGCACACAATTTGAGATTCGTGAGCCGGATGTAGGTCTGCTTGAACCCGTTCTGCGTCTGGCGGCTGAAGAGGTGGAGGCCGCCCGGCTTGACCGGCCGCTGATCAAGGTGGCAGGGATATGTGGACCTACTGATCAGGCACTCCGGGAGGCAGAACTCGCAGTCAAATACAATTACGACCTTGGGCTGGTAAGCACAGGCGGGCTGGGAGATTGGACCGAGGCTCAGCTGCTGCAGCGGGTAGAGGCCATTACGGACATTATTCCGGTGTTCGGCTTCTATCTGCAGCCGGCTGTGGGCGGCAAGCCGCTCAGTTATTCATTCTGGAAGGAGCTTGCGGAGATACCCGGGGTCAAAGCGATCAAGATGGCTCCCTTCAACAGGTATCAGACTCTGGATGTGGTTAGGGCAGTCTGCATGTCCAGCCGAAAAGATGAGATTGTGCTGTATACCGGCAACGATGACAACATTGTGGCCGACCTGCTCACAACCTACCGGTTCGAGGAAGAGGGAAGGAGCTACGAGAAAGGAATTGCCGGAGGACTTCTCGGACACTGGGCTGTATGGACACGGACAGCGGTTGAGCTGTTCAGTGAGATTATGGCCTTGCGGGAACAAGGAGCCTCAGCAGTTCCAGCCGAGCTCCTGCAGAGAGGGGCACAGATTACAGATACCAATGCGGCTTTGTTCGATCCTTCCCATGGATTCCATGGATGTATTCCGGGCATTCATGAGGTTCTTCGCCGGCAGGGACTCCTTGAGGGCAGATGGTGTCTGAATCCTGACGAGGAATTATCGGAAGGACAGATGGAAGAGATCGACCGGGTGTACCGGCAGTATCCTCATCTGAACGATGATGCCTTTGTGAAGGCACATCTAGAGGAATGGTTGAACGTATGA
- a CDS encoding NAD(P)-dependent oxidoreductase, which produces MRTVSELEKCLSEPSAALAADLAQLDGDILILGVGGKMGPSLAKLAKRGAEAAGVKKKIIGVSRFSSGTLQKELEDSGIETISADLLNDQALRALPDVPNVIYMAGHKFGTTGREYFTWAMNAYLPGRVAEKYRNSRIVSFSSGNIYPLTPVSLGGASEEHPVGPVGEYAQSCLGRERVFEYFSRENGTPVVNFRLNYAIDLRYGILLEVASAVNEGRPIDLSMGQVNVIWQGDANEMAIRSLLISESPAVTLNVTGPETVSIRWLAERFGEGLGKQPVFTGEERETALLSNASKSHQLFGYPRVSLREMINWTLEWVERGGETLGKPTHFQERTGAF; this is translated from the coding sequence GTGCGAACAGTATCCGAATTAGAGAAGTGCTTAAGTGAGCCGTCTGCTGCGTTGGCCGCTGATCTTGCCCAATTGGATGGAGATATTCTGATTCTGGGCGTAGGCGGGAAGATGGGCCCGAGTCTGGCCAAATTAGCGAAACGGGGAGCCGAGGCTGCCGGTGTGAAGAAGAAGATTATCGGTGTATCCCGGTTCTCATCAGGTACACTGCAGAAGGAACTGGAAGATTCCGGCATCGAGACGATCAGTGCAGATCTGCTGAATGATCAGGCCCTGCGTGCGCTCCCGGATGTTCCAAATGTCATTTATATGGCGGGTCACAAATTCGGTACAACCGGAAGGGAGTACTTCACCTGGGCCATGAACGCGTACCTCCCAGGACGTGTTGCTGAGAAGTATCGCAATTCGCGCATTGTATCTTTCTCCTCCGGAAATATTTATCCGCTGACTCCCGTGTCCCTTGGCGGGGCTTCTGAAGAGCACCCGGTTGGCCCAGTTGGGGAGTATGCGCAGTCCTGTCTCGGCCGGGAGCGCGTATTCGAATATTTCTCCCGGGAGAACGGCACGCCGGTTGTGAATTTCCGGTTGAATTACGCGATTGATCTGCGGTATGGCATACTGCTGGAAGTAGCAAGCGCTGTAAATGAAGGGCGTCCTATCGATCTCTCAATGGGTCAAGTGAATGTAATCTGGCAGGGAGATGCCAATGAGATGGCTATCCGGTCACTTCTAATTAGTGAATCACCCGCAGTTACGCTTAACGTAACCGGTCCTGAAACCGTTTCCATTAGGTGGCTGGCCGAAAGATTTGGAGAAGGATTGGGCAAGCAGCCTGTATTCACGGGAGAAGAGCGGGAGACAGCCCTGCTGAGCAATGCCTCCAAATCGCATCAGCTGTTCGGTTATCCCCGGGTATCACTCCGGGAAATGATCAATTGGACACTGGAATGGGTGGAGAGGGGTGGAGAGACTCTAGGCAAGCCTACACACTTCCAAGAAAGGACAGGTGCTTTCTAA
- a CDS encoding sugar ABC transporter substrate-binding protein translates to MKHLAFKRGALILAVLLFSSILLSACSSSDKEKEVTPSGEAVQEQVELRLGYYSSAQTDAKMQELVKKFQDSHPNIKVKTESSPYGQFFQKLDTQIAAGNAPDVWLSDGVLVPKYAERGALKDLTDLIGKDLKHDEYYGLDFNKDTNGKYWGVPQGIQIGVLYYNKDMFDAAKVAYPTTDWTWDDLKAAAEKLTLDSNGKYATDAAFDGKKVKEYGLTFFSITEGWMPVLKSFGGGVLDPTLQKSIINSPENKKALDWIVDGMNRHLFPTPADLKSFQSNMAPFPSKAAAMRIGIYARTMDANNAGLNYDVTLLPKGPDGKRFSPVIANSWVINKKAENQVGDAAWEWVKFWATTDEAQKEWASLGEAVPVKKSVANSEQFLNGKPANKQAFLDSFEFAGTLDVNAVWSEWVGKFNESINRAFQGEIPADQALSTADKDVQQVLNEFYKK, encoded by the coding sequence ATGAAACATCTGGCATTCAAACGCGGAGCTTTGATCCTTGCTGTGCTTTTGTTCTCATCCATCCTGTTGTCAGCATGCTCAAGCAGTGATAAGGAGAAAGAAGTCACTCCTTCCGGAGAGGCCGTACAAGAACAAGTGGAGCTAAGACTTGGCTATTACTCTTCCGCTCAGACCGATGCTAAGATGCAGGAACTGGTGAAGAAGTTCCAGGATTCCCATCCGAACATTAAAGTGAAGACTGAATCCTCACCATATGGACAATTCTTCCAGAAGTTGGATACTCAGATTGCCGCAGGCAACGCACCTGATGTGTGGCTGTCAGATGGAGTACTGGTCCCTAAATATGCTGAGCGCGGCGCACTCAAGGACCTCACGGATCTAATCGGCAAGGATTTGAAGCATGATGAATACTATGGTCTCGATTTCAATAAAGACACCAACGGCAAATATTGGGGTGTGCCTCAAGGAATTCAAATAGGCGTTCTCTACTATAACAAAGACATGTTCGATGCGGCGAAGGTTGCTTATCCGACCACGGACTGGACCTGGGATGATCTGAAGGCGGCTGCCGAGAAGCTGACGCTGGACTCCAATGGTAAATATGCTACAGATGCCGCGTTCGACGGCAAGAAGGTGAAGGAATATGGACTAACGTTCTTCAGTATCACAGAAGGCTGGATGCCTGTTCTGAAATCCTTTGGCGGGGGTGTGCTTGATCCTACGCTGCAGAAGTCGATTATTAACTCGCCAGAGAACAAGAAGGCACTGGATTGGATCGTGGATGGGATGAACCGCCACCTGTTTCCAACTCCTGCTGATCTGAAGAGCTTCCAGAGCAATATGGCGCCGTTCCCGAGCAAGGCAGCCGCAATGCGGATCGGGATCTACGCGCGCACGATGGATGCGAACAATGCCGGCCTGAACTATGATGTTACACTTCTGCCAAAAGGTCCAGACGGCAAACGCTTCTCTCCAGTCATCGCGAACAGCTGGGTGATTAACAAGAAGGCCGAGAACCAGGTCGGCGACGCCGCTTGGGAATGGGTGAAATTCTGGGCAACTACGGATGAAGCTCAGAAAGAGTGGGCTTCACTCGGTGAAGCTGTTCCGGTCAAGAAATCTGTGGCGAACTCCGAGCAGTTCCTGAACGGCAAGCCTGCCAACAAGCAAGCGTTCCTGGACAGCTTTGAATTCGCGGGTACGCTGGATGTCAATGCGGTATGGAGCGAGTGGGTAGGCAAATTCAATGAAAGCATTAACCGTGCATTCCAAGGTGAAATTCCGGCAGATCAGGCTCTATCCACAGCGGATAAAGATGTTCAGCAGGTGCTCAACGAATTCTACAAGAAGTAA